A stretch of DNA from bacterium:
GGACCCCGATGACGACCTGCACGGGCATGCGCACGACGCGTCGGGCCAGCCGAATCGGCAGCATCGTTGCATCCAGGTACAGGTAGCAGCAGGGCTCGCCGCTCAGGTCCCGTCCGCGCCAGGACTCGAAGTGGGTCTTCAGCGTCTGCACCAGGCGCGAGATGGCGCTCTTGGACAGGCTCTCCGTGCCCAGCAACGGCGCCAACGCGCGCCGAATCCGCCGGCTGTTGGCGCCGGCGAGATAGCAGCCGAGGATCGCCTCATTCACGCGCCGCGTCCGCCGTTGGTAGCGGGGCAAGAGCTCGCTGCGCCATTCGGTCGCGTGGCCCTCGGCGGCGAAAAGCCGGCCACGGGGAACCCGCAAGTCCTGAGGGCCGCACTCGGTCGTCAGGCTCCGGGTCAGCGCGCCGTTGCGGTAGCCACCGCGATCGGCGGTCCGCTCTCGGGGCGCCGCGCCCAGGGCAAGCGCCAACTCGTCCTCGAGGAGCTGCTCGATCGCCTCACGGAGCCGGCCGCGGATCAGCTCGCGCAGGTCAGCAGCAGGCAGTGGCATGCAGGGGGTCGTTGGGGTATCGTTGTCCATGGCGTAGTCCTCCGGTCTTCCCGCGCATCCGCGCGGGGTTGGGTCAACACCCGGAGACTACGCCATTTGCGGCTTTCCACAGGACTCGGGACGGTGCCCCTCCAGGTGCTGCTGATTGGTCACCTTGGTGGACTGCGGGTAGAAGCTGCGCGTCAGGGTCACCGTGTGCTGGGGGCAAGCTGCGCGTCAGGGTCACCGTGTGCTGGGGGCGCTCATCGATTCTACTGCCCAGCTCATCGGCGGGCGCGCCCATCAGGAAGCTGCCCGCGGGGATCTGCACGAACCCCGCGGGCGGCGGAGGCGGCGGCTCCGCGCTCAGGAAGCCCTCCAGGTAGACCCATAGCTCGGCATCCATAGCGCCGCGTTGTCACATTAATGTGAGAGCTCGATTCGGGGGCTCGCTCACCAGAACAAGCTCAGGCCGCGAGCCCTACACCTTGATCCGCCGGAAACCCCTGGGAATCGGCACGTCGCGAGGAACAGCGGCCTGAGTGGGCGCGATCCCTTCGCCGTAGTCCTCCAGTGCGGGAGGCGCCTCGGTCAGCCGCCATGCCTCCTCCGGACCG
This window harbors:
- a CDS encoding IS256 family transposase, translating into MDNDTPTTPCMPLPAADLRELIRGRLREAIEQLLEDELALALGAAPRERTADRGGYRNGALTRSLTTECGPQDLRVPRGRLFAAEGHATEWRSELLPRYQRRTRRVNEAILGCYLAGANSRRIRRALAPLLGTESLSKSAISRLVQTLKTHFESWRGRDLSGEPCCYLYLDATMLPIRLARRVVRMPVQVVIGVRPTGEKALVSLDIAGSESTLAWQAVIERLSGGGLPAPALAIIDGNPGLRRALSEVWPQSRVQRCTKHKLENLLAKAPRHAQAELRRDYQAIIGAEDLQAA